In Equus przewalskii isolate Varuska chromosome 14, EquPr2, whole genome shotgun sequence, the sequence CTCTTCGTAGGTCAAGAAAGACACTTCTGTTTATCACTTGCTTCATTAGAGCGTGTGTCCAGAATTGTATTAGCGTTCTTAAAAATGTCCGTTTTCTTAGGAGTCCTTCAATAATGTTAAACAGTGGCTGCAGGAAATAGATCGTTATGCCAGTGAAAACGTCAACAAGTTGTTGGTAGGGAACAAATGTGATCTGACCACAAAGAAGGTGGTAGACTACACGACAGCAAAGGTATGTTTAAAGTTTGATGCTCAAACTGAATTGAAGGTGTTGACCTGCATTATGTATGGCTATGGAGTATCTAAAATATGTGCACCTAGAATATGGGTATTTAAAATACGTGCACTAGAACACTCTGACAGTGACAATTCACGTAGTCTCTGTTTAGACTCGGTAAACTTAGTCCTTCCTCACCCCCCATTTCAGGTGATAGAAATGTACTAAGTGAAAAAGATTTTTCAGTGTTAATTGTGCCTTATTATTCTCTTAGGAATTTGCTGATTCCCTTGGAATTCCATTTTTGGAAACCAGTGCTAAGAACGCAACGAATGTAGAACAGTCTTTCATGACCATGGCAGCTGAGATTAAAAAGCGAATGGGTCCTGGAGCAACAGCTGGCGGTGCAGAGAAGTCCAACGTTAAAATTCAGAGCACTCCGGTCAAGCAGTCAGGTGGAGGTTGCTGCTAAGATTTGCCTCCGTCCTTTTCTCACAGCAATGAATTTGCAATCTGAACCCAAGTGAAAACAAAATTGCCTGAATTGTACTGTATGTAGCTGCACTACAACAGATTCTTACCGTCTCCACAAAGGTCAGAGATTGTAAATGGTCaatactgactttttttttattccctTGACTCAAGACAGCTAACTTCATTTTCAGAACTGTTTTAAACCTTTGTGTGCTGgtttataaaataatgtgtgtaaTCTTTGTTGCTTTCCTGATACCAGACTGTTTCCCGTGGTTGgttagaatatattttgttttgatgtttaTATTGGCATGTTTAGACGTCAGGTTTAGTCTTCTGAAGATGAAGTTCAGCCATTTTGTATCAAACAGCACAACCAGTGTCTGTCACTTTCCATGCATAAAGTTTAGTGAGATGTTATATGTAAGATCTGATTTGCTAGTTCTTCCTTGTAGAGTTATAAACGGAAAGATTACACTATCTGATTAATAGTTTCTTCATACTCTGCATATAATTTGTGGCTGCAGAATATTGTAATTTGTTGCACACTATGTAACAAAACAACTGAAgatatgtttaataaatattgtacTTATTGGAAGTAATATCAAACTGTATGGTGATAAGTTTTAATTCTTATGGTTAAAGGGAAATAGAACCTTGCATTATACTCAAAATGGCCATTTGTGTGTGCAAGCAGGGCATTGCAGACCTAGCTTAGAGCAGCATCCAATATGCTTTCCAGATAATATACCCAATCAATGACCTAGAGAGCCTTCTGTGCTGTGTAGGGATTTAACCCGGCTTAACGGTTCAGGGAGATTTAACTGTATGGAAAACAAGTTTAGAATGTTACCCTATCTAGCCTGTTATCTCTGATCCTTCCCTGAAAACCATTTGAAATGGCTTCATTGATCAACATTTTGTTAATTCATCTGTGGTAGAGGTGGGAAAGCAGCACACCTTTCCTAATTGGCAACGATCAGACTAATGCGTGTGCTGTATAATACTGTTTCCTCCGTGCTCGAGTCAGATGCCAACTGTTTTATCCTCCACAACTGTATAACTTAGAGTGGAGGAGAGTTAAAGCATTCAAGTAGAAAGCAGGAAATTTATTACTTGATTGCcctaattttagaaattatatccctaaaaattaactgaaaacacAAAGGCTGGGTGGGAATgataaatgagagaaatatatttatttcagtgGAATTTTGCACATGggaaaaattttgttaaataggACCTTAACGATCCTAAGGTTTGTTTTATTGTGGGAAACAAAAATCTTCTGCTAACACTGGCATTTTAAGGTGATAGAAATCAAAGATTGTTTCCTTGGGGTTGAAGTAGCAGCCAAAACATTCTTTACTTAGAGGCTTGGGATGTGGTTCTTGGCAACACATTTTATGGTGGGGTCTTTAATTCAATGATAAAATCTAAACTAAAAACAAGCCAAAAATTAcaggtttttttattttcactaaacAGGGAATTGAAATACATGGTACAAAAATAAGTGGTAAGATTATTGTAAAATGAAATGGAcagaataaatattcaatttaattttccatCTATGAGAATTTCACAATAAAATCATAGTTTACTTTGTATTATAGATGTGCTTGTTGGATCTATTCATCCTCACATAAGGCAACTGAAAAATTCCTCAAGTTACCAATAGTTATTTGGGtgaagatcttttttttaatgcttcaaaAGGTTTGCATTCTGCCTTACCAATACAGTATAAAGGGGGAAGGAATTCAGAAACTGTTTTTTGAATTAGATAAGTGACACAAATGTTAGACAGTGTGATGCTGTGCACTTCAGTTCTATACAGCAAGCTCAAACCATCAGCTCATTATTCTTGGTGAGTTAGAAAAAACCATTACATAAATTTAAGATGTAAGCATATTTACACACTTatttagttttgaaaattctAGTGTTCTTTCCCCCATGGCAGTCAAGACTGGGGCTTACCACAGGCTGTTGCAGCGTGCTTCGTTATTTGCTTTTATGAATATGCCAATAAATGCAGTTTTGTAAATAACATTCCCACTTCTACTcccattttcaaaaacaaacatttccaGCTACTATGGCCTTTAATAATTTGACCACTTAAAGGGAATTACTGCTTATTGGCATTTTGAATGTAAGTGGCTGCCATGAATTAGCTTACATAAGTGAAGAGTGTTCTGAACCCGGAGCAGTCACAGTCTCTGGGAAATCCTTGCAGAATGATAGCTGTTCTGGTCTGAGCAGTAACTTCCTGTTTTTGACTGAAATATCCCTTAGCACACATGTTGCCACTGTAGCGTATTTTACAGCAACCCTTCTTTATGTTCCCATTTAAGCTTCAGAACAGCCCGGTATTGACATTGTCTCCTATTTGCAGATGAGCTTAGCCATGGAGCTGCAACAAGAAGCCAGGTCTCGAAACTGCCTGTCTGGCTCTTAGTACTGTGCCTTCCCTGTGGACTTAAGTTCTAATTTAAAGGAACTACTAGGAAATTTTACTACAGGTACACTTGGTTTGGTATTTCATAACCACTGTCATGTCACTGCAGGCCACTGTTGTCTTTAAGGCTAACGTGTACCACAGCACACTGGCCAGCCAGGCTACTTGAATCTAACCCAGCCATGTTTCCTGATAGAAATGCTGCTGGCAGCGTCTTCCTAGGCCCAAACAGTTTCAGCTTGAGTTCTAAAGGAGGTCTTAGACTTCTTAAAGCACAGCTGAAGATCTAATTAACAGTTGTGTTGATACTCTTCAGTGGCATTCACGGCTAGGTCCAGAGTAAGCACCCTTCAGTCACATcttatttcaaaggaaatgaacaaaaatatcttAGATCATTTCTGGGTAAAGTAGTACTTTCTTGGGAAACAGGGcactctgaaataaaatattctatgaaAATTCCTGTCAGTTGAAGCTGATTATAATTAGGTTGAACGGGAAAACAATGGCATATTCAGCATTCAGTTGCTATAATATTGGCCAGTTTGTTTCTATAGGGTTGTCATCTTCAATCTTTTGGCTAACTAAGAGACCTATCCAATACTAGTAAATAAATGGGTTTAACTCCTGAGGGCTATCCTGTAACATACTCAAGTGGCAAGGCATGTCCCAATTTACGGCCACAttaaagagaaagtgaaatacaTCAATTTAAGAATAGGGCCATCAGACATATCTGCCTTTTTAACTAATTCTAGGCTTTTAAGACTGTTtaacaaatataattatttgctaGGGAGGtgttttgtgttgtctttttaaatctgTGCATGGAACCAAGATTAATATGGAGATGGCAGAATCATAATACAGTTTAATTCTGATCCTGCCCTTGAGCAGTATGGTAAATCGTGCCATAGTAGCAGCAGGTGCTTGaaattctgcattttatttaGCTACAACTGAACTTTATATAGTTTTCCTTCATAGTTAATCTTTAAACATTAGAATTTAACAGCTTATTTTCCAATCACTGTCAAGtctgaagaaattttaaagcagaaaagtCATGTTTGATACTTAATTTAATATGGAGGTGGATGAGACAGTGTTAAGATTATGTGGCTCAGCCCCCAAAACCAAAGTCCTAAACGTCTTTTAAAGGAGGTAATTTAGTATTAAAAGTTTTTGTTCTGAAGGGATATCAGAAGTCTGCTTATGAGAATAATTGTTCCAAAGTCACCCTCTTTGGCTTAAGATGacttattaatttctttataagcctaaaaaaaatcttcctttcttaAGCAGCCTCCTCAAATGAGAATTTGGAAGGAGTGTGAAAAAAGATCTGTCAGGGCGTATCTCACACATATTTAAGTGTGAAGAACTCTTCCCTTACGTCTTAGCCTATTGTAATACTAAAAAtagatgggaaaaaaatgtgcTTTCCTCCTTCCATAAACATGGCCCAGTAGAactttttttaagtgcttttttgtttttgcagaatCTGTGGTTACTAGCAAGAGCTGAgcattttgctttgaaaagatataaaatcagTGCTTCAAGTGGTTGATccatagattctttttttccatcaAGGTACTTAGATGTCAACTCCTAAGCTACACAgaattcccttttttcctttattattgaCAGCCTTAGTTTCTTTAGGTAATCAGGCTGTGTGCTCCTATCCATGCCCTTCCCTGACCTTGGATACTCTTCCAAGGAAGAAGAGGAACGGAGGGCTGGAGGGCTGCATCCTCCTAGACGTACCCTTAAGGTGGATGATTAGTCTGTAGCCCTGCCGGAGCTCAGGGGCAGTTCCTAAGTCCCTCACACATTTTCCTTTAAGATATTAGTTAGGCAGGCAGATGCAGCCAACCCTGAAGATGACAAAAGGTGTCCTAACAGCCCAAAATAATTTGTAGAGGTTCACTTTGTTTAGAACCTTCTTCGGAGAGTTAAAGTCTCTTCTAAAACCTTCAAAGAGGGATTTATAAACATAAGcttcattttctgaaaagacCCAAGTTCCCAGCCAAGCATTCACTTTTTTCAGTCTCTTGGGTCATCTTGTATGCCTGAGAATACCAAGTATCTGGTACCACCTTTCTCATACCAGCCTTCTTTAAATGATCTCAGCAGATGGACTAGTTTAGGAGCTCTGTCTGCCCTTTTTAACtagaatggggtggggggaggaaagaCCTTTAAGTCCTGTTAGCATTATTTTATCAAAAACTGCAAAGCCACATGCTCTTTGTAGAGAAGCACCAAAGGAAAATGGTAGTTTGGAAggattcattttaaataaaaataataacgcAGTGGCCCTTACTTCAGGGAAGAGAAAGGCATTTTAAAGCTAGTACATTCGTGAAGTTTCCCCCTTGATTTCAGTGTTAAATGGCTCTTACAAGGACTTCCTGAAAGTTTCCCACCAGCCAGATTCGGGCTGACAGATTACATCTCTGCCTGAGAAGATgcctgaaagagaaagagaagcatctGTTATAGGCAGAATGCCGCAGAGGAAGAAATGACAACCTCCGTTCGTTTTAGaactaaaattttactttctaatattGCTCAAATTCCTTCCATGAAAACACAGGGACTCCCTGCTCTTGACATCCTTGGATTTTatcctttactttcttttatcTACAGTGAATTCTTGCCTAGAAAATCTGTGTCAAGCACCATATTTTGGTTATAGGAGAGGAATTTCAGAGAAGTATGGTCCAGCTGTGGAATCATAAAGAACATTGGGCAGTGGCAACCCCACAGTGGGCACGAACCCTCTCTGCTCTCTTAGCCCAGCTCGCTCTCATTCCCTGGTTGGCCTTCCCAGAGATCAAAAGAGAGTTGTACTATTAAGTCTCTAAGGCCTGTTACCCCAATCTATCCCCCAGCCCTTTTGGGAAGGGAGTGGGATGAGAAATTGCAGAGGCCCTCTGTGGGAAAGGGAGGCGCAGGGAGTTATCTGTAACTCTGGGTCTCTGCAGGCACTTGGTGCTGTCAGGAGTTGCTTGCAGTTGGAGTACCAAATTAGTTGGGTGAGAAGAGCCAGCAGAACAGGGGGCAACATGACAGCACTATACAGGAGAACCGtacacatgcaaaaataaaaaggtaggTTTTGCCACTCTTTTCCTTGAGTGGCTGGAGTGGTGGTAAAGGGACTGTCATAAATGGGAGCCTGGGGCACCCTAGTCTAGAGCAGGGGTGAAACTGAGTAATGGAAAGTACCCAGGTGAGCCTTCATCATCATAGAAAGACCCCCAGCCTTCTTCCTGGCAATGGTAGCAACTCCCTTTTCAGTATCAGGGGCTTCTCCCAGCATCTCATTTCTTTAGCTCAACAAGCTTCTAAGAAACAGCCAACTGTTAGAGCAGGAGCTCAATACCCTAATCCAGCACTGGGGTCTACAGACAGATTTTCTTCTCTTGGGTTCCTCTCCTTACCAGGCTAATCCCCTTCACGTCGGCGCTCCTGTGTGTCACTGGCATGTTGTCAGGGATGAGGTTGCAGCCAGCCAACATGTCCAGAGAGGCTAAGATAGTGTCATACAGGTGATCTGCGTGGCTCTCTAGCTCACTGGGCTGCTTCGAGATCCTCCTGAGGACATCCTTTAACACTGACAAATGAGGTTCAAAGCAATTAGGCCAAAAAAATCATCcaagtttattttcaaaagaacatACAAGGGTGtagcattttacataaaatagGACCATGGTAATAGTCTAAGAATGTCCACTCTTTTTAAACAGTCACTCTCCAGGGGACTGCTGTTGTACTGGAGGGATCTATGTTGTTAACTTCTGATTAAAGCTGAGAGAAGAATTTCAGTGGCTCCACTTTGAAATTGCAGTCATGTACTGCTTAATGACAAGAAtagcatcgttaggtgatttcatcattatgCGAACATCAGAGAGCGTACTCACAAACCTAGAAGGTGTAGCCTACTACAAACCTAGAAgatgtagcctactacacacctaggctatatggtactaatcttataggatcactgtcgtatatgcagttTGTCATTGACccaaacatcattatgtggcgcatgactgtacatAATTTACAAAAGGAGACACAAACATGGTTCTCTGGGGACTGGTAGGTATTATCTGACTTTTAGAGAGAAGGCACAGGGCACATGGAGATCCTGTGGGGCAGAAGgcttaaatgaaacaaaacaacatgCCAAGATTCGGACGCTGGGTCCTGCTACCAGGTCCTATCAGCTGCTTTTGGCTGGGGGAGTGTCAGCATGTAAATGGGTGTCTGGTATTGTATTTGGGAATGCTTGTGAACCCTTTTTTGTGGGTCCTAAATGAACAAACTCAAAAGCAAGTTATCTGAAAGCAGGCTAAGACAAGATGGTTAGTGAGGCCAAGGGTTCATTTGAGGAAGGGATGGGCTAGGTTCAGAATGCACAgttgtgtttttctcttaaaaacgATTTCCTTTGTTGAACTCAAAGGCTGCTTTAGCTTCCTGTGCCTTTATCAGCTGTGCTAACACTCTCCCTAGTTTCCTGCCACAGCTGCAATGTCTGCCAGCAGCGGAAAGGAAAGGGGAAGCTGCCTATCTGCAGAGGATGCTGACGGatgggcagaaggagaaggaacaCAGGCTGCCTGTGTTGAGATCAGCCCCTGGGGAAGCCGCATCACTGCAGCAGCATCAGGGCAAAGTGCCATCCTGACCACTCACGAGAGCTGGCCAGGCTGGCAGAGGAATGCAGCAAGGGTGTGTGGTACAGCTCGCCTGTAAGGGTGACCGGGCTGGGTTCTCCCCTCCACCATCACCAGACCTTTGCTCATCCTCCTGTGTGTGGTCAGTGGAATTCAGGGAACCTTTATTTCACTGAACTTTTATTTTACAATGTTAGACTATTTGGTTGGGGCCATGTGAGAGGAAAGCTGGGAAGGGGAATGAAATAGCCTTTCCCAGTGAGACTCATCTTTTACTTGAACACATGCATACAGGGGCCTGGTTCAGCTTAATGTCAATAGGTTCCAGTCATTTGATCAGTATAAGGAGTCTGGGTGTGAGACAGGATCGTCAACTTGTAACTGGGTCAAAATGTAGTGAAAATCTGCCAGATTTCTGTGGGGAGGCCTTTGGCAGGAGGCTGACATAGAGACATTTTAGAGGGGGAATTAATTTGGCTTCCCATCCCTAAGGTGATATTCGTGGCTGAGGAAGAAAGCAGGCTCTGAGGAAGCTGGACAGGAGTGTTTGTGCTTGGGCTCTAGTGAGCCTGGCAGGGTGCTCTGGAGAAAGGAGAACAGCCATGCACCTAACTGGAGAGACCCTGTGAATGTCAAGGAAATGTGATTTTCACAATAGCAATTATTCCAAGCAAGGATGGGGAGCGGCAGAGTGTCAATCTGAAAGAGCCTGGATACATATCTGAAAACCACAGAAAACCCAAAAGCCTCTTCTTTTGGCAGTAAAATACTTTTAGACTCCTTTTAAGAGAAGGGCGAAGTCGGATATTCTTATTACAGATTAAGCACTGAGAAGTATtacttcattgatttttaaatgacagtCAAAGAACCTGTAGCTTTTACAAGGCCCACTGTTAATGTGGCCTCCGGAAGAGCTTCCATTATTGAGCTCTTTCCCTTCCTGCTCAGGCCCCTGCACCTCCAGATACTGAGGGCAGCCTGGGAGCCGGCATTGGGGGCCTCAAGCCAGGGCGCCACTCCTTGTGTGGCCGCAGGCAAattcacaactctgtgaggtgagAGTAATAATAGTATCCATCTCACAGAGCTgtgattaaatggaaaaataattgatatgTCAACTGCTTCAGCTCAGCGCCTGGCACACGGTGTTCAGTAAAATGCTGGTGTAATTAAAGAAGCTTGGCATATTGAATTTCTGcctcaataaaaaccaaaaaaccctagTGCAAGAGAACACCAGAAGAGTCAAAGTCCTCCCCAAGGCAGGGGCTCGGGCGGATGGCTCCCATAACTCACACTGGATAATCACCGCCCTGCTGCAAGCCCTTCAGGGCTCCCTATCCCCGAGGGCAGTTGTCAACCCCGTGATTCTTCTTCCAAGGGGGCACCTGGCAACATCTGGAGCTATTctgggttgtcacaactggagaggaggtgctgctggcatctaatgggtagaggccagggatgctactgACCATCAAGCAATGCACAGGACAAGtcctcacaacaaagaatcctGCAGGCCAAAATGTCAGTTGTCCTGAGCTTGAGAAGCTGTTGTATGCCACCTCCGTAACAAGTACCCGCCCCCCACTTTTGGTCAGGCAAGTGCAACCTCATTGCCTCTCAAGCCTGTGGGTTCTGCCTAGCTTTGCTTATGCTGTTTGCTTCCAGTGTAAACCCCACTTCACTCCAAAACTGAGGCATAATACGACAGGCTCTTTTAGCACTTGGTTCTTCAgtcttaaaggaaaaatgaggggCTGATTTTGGGGGCCCATCAGTTTACTGCTTCAACCTAACCTCTAGCTCATCCTCCTCATTATATCCGCCCCCAGCAAGGACAACACCAATTGTAAATCCTTGTACCCTGCGTGCTTAGACATACTCTTGAAGTctatgatttttacattttctaaattggGAACCCACCCTGCAAAAGGGGCTTGAGCCCAGTTTGAGCACCACTGTCCACCTGTGCTCGCTCTATCAGTTCATTTCATCCTTCAGGCTATTCCCACAGAACAGACCAACTGCTCTCCCACCCTGAAACAAATCCTTCTCCAAAGCAGAGAACTACAGAGGGGTTCAACCTGTGCTGGGAAAGGGGGGAGTCTCTGAGGGCTCCCCACTGTGAACACCCTAGCGGAAAACCAAAGACGTCTGGATTAAAACCAGCATTCCCACCCAGGAGcccatcaggaaaaaataaaagcagaagcaAAAATGTTGTTCTTGCAGGCTTGACGCCTAACTTCCACTCGGCTTACCTTTAGGACTGCCATGGCCTCACCGTGTGGCTGCCAGGGCAGTGAGGATGTGAGGGGCTGGCAGACAGTCAGGAAATCTAAGACAATGGGTGCATATGGGAGGGGCTCCTGACCAGTGACACGCGGGTCACTGGACCTGCTGCCAAGAGGGATTAAGCGCTGGCTAAATCAAAACCCCAAGCATCTTACCTGGAGTATTATCCAGCAGGCACTGGAGAAGAATCTCTC encodes:
- the RAB1A gene encoding ras-related protein Rab-1A; amino-acid sequence: MSSMNPEYDYLFKLLLIGDSGVGKSCLLLRFADDTYTESYISTIGVDFKIRTIELDGKTIKLQIWDTAGQERFRTITSSYYRGAHGIIVVYDVTDQESFNNVKQWLQEIDRYASENVNKLLVGNKCDLTTKKVVDYTTAKEFADSLGIPFLETSAKNATNVEQSFMTMAAEIKKRMGPGATAGGAEKSNVKIQSTPVKQSGGGCC